From Actinomyces procaprae:
AGGCCAGGTCGGTGGAGGACTCGCCGGCCCCGGCGGCGGCGTACACGTAGGCGGCCAGGCCCCGGGCGGAGGAGGCGCGGGCCAGCAGGCGGCGCTGCTCGGCCCGGCCGACGGTGACCGGGGAGCCGGAGAGGTTGACCAGCACGGTGGCGCCGGCCAGGGCGGCGACGGAGGATGGCGGCACCGGGACCCACATGTCTTCGCACACCTCTACGTGGAAGATGAGCCCGGGCACGTCCTCGACGTCGAACAGCAGGTTCGACCCGAGCGGCACGCTCGCGCCGTCGGGCTCGGGGCCGACTTCGGGCAGGCGGATGAGGGCGGGCAGGGGACCGGCGCCGGAGGCGAAGTGCCGGCCCTCGTAGAACTCCCGATAGCTGGGCACGTACGACTTGGGGGCGACGCCGCGCACGCGCCCGCCCTGAATGACGAGGGCGCAGTTGAGCAGCCGCTCCCCCACCCGCAGGGGGGCGCCGACGACGATTGCGGGCAGCAGCTCGGCGCTGGCGGCACGGATGGTCTCCACGGCCGCCAGCACGTTGCGCAGCAGCAGGTCGTCCAGCAGCAGGTCGTCAATGGAGTAGCCGGTCAGGGTGAGCTCGGGGAAGGCGGCGATGGCGACGCCGTCGTCGGACAGCGACCGGGCCTGGGCGACGACGGCCGCCGCATTGGCCGCGGGGTCGCCGAGGGCCACCGGCAGGGTCACTGCGGCGACGCGCGCGAAGCCCTGGTCGTAGGCGGAGTGGAAGACGAGGTCGGGACGCGCGTTGGCGCGAGGGTCGGCCGGGCCAGTACTGTCGGGGCGCTCCGGGTTGCTCATGGCCCGATCCTGGCACAGTGTCGGCCGACACCCCTTGTCAAATCGTTTTGCTCACCGTAGTGTCTCCTGGTAACCGGGTGTGTATCGCCCGGTTACCCATCCCAAACCCTGATCCGCATCGAAGGAGATGCATATGCACGTCACTTCGCGATTACATCGGCTGGTTCGCCCCGCGGCCGTCACGGCGGCCCTCGCACTCGCCGCCGTCGGCTCGGCAGCGTCGCTGCCGGCGCCCGCTGCGAGCGCCGCTCCCGCCGACGCCGCAGCCAGCGACCCCTGGCGGCCACTGGCCCACTACTCGCCGCAGGACAACTGGATGAACGACCCCAATGGCCTGGTGTATGTGGACGGCGAGTACCACATGTTCTACCAGTACAACCCGGAGGGCAGCGAGTGGGGCAACATGTCCTGGGGGCACGCGGTCTCCACCGACCTGGTGCACTGGGAGGAGCTCGGCGTCGCCATCCCCTACACCGCGGACTACGGGGTGTTCTCCGGATCGGCCGTCTACGACGCCCACAACACCTCCGGCCTGGGCACCGCCGACAACCCTCCCCTGGTGGCGGTGTGGACCCGCGCCGACAACCACAACGGCAACCAGTCCCAGTCCCTGGCCTACTCCACGGACAAGGGCCGCACCTGGACCACTTACAAGGGCGGCGATCCGGTGCTGGACATCGGCTCCACCGAGTTCCGCGACCCGAAGGTCTTCTGGGATGAGGCCGCCGGCCACTGGACCATGGCGGTGGCCCTGTCCGCCGACCACCAGGTGGCCTTCTACTCCTCCGACAACCTGATCGACTGGGCGCGGGAGTCCACCTTCGGCCCCATGGGCGACACGAGCGCCGTCTGGGAGTGCCCGGACCTGTTCCCCATGGCCGTGGACGGCGACCCGAACAACGTCAAGTGGGTGCTGTCGCTGAGCGTGGCCGGAATGGGCCGCTACTTCACCGGCGACTGGGACGGCACCACCTTCACCGCCGACGACATCCCCGTCTACACGGGCGCCGAGGGCACCGTGGTGGAGGACTGGGAGTCCGGCGCCTACGGCGAGTGGACCACCTCCGGCGCCGCCTTCGGTGACGCCCCCGCATCCGGGGACATCACCGGGCGTGAGGGCTCCTACTACGCGGACTCCTGGGGCACGGGGGACGCCGACACCGGCTCACTGACCTCCGCCCCCTTCACCATTGAGAAGGACTACCTGAACCTGCTCATCGGCGGCGGCAACCACCCCTTCGACGCGGCCGCCACCGGTGACGACGGCGGCGGCACCCTGCTGACCGGCTTCGACGACGGCAGCTGGGACGGGTGGACCGTCACCGGTAACGCCTTCGGGGAGGCTCCGCTGGCGGGCGCGGCACCCGGGCAGCAGGCGCTGATCAACATGCGCGGCACCGGCGTGCTGAACTCCTTCTACGACGCCGACACCGGCCAGGGCACCGACGCGTCCACCGGCATGGCCACCTCACCGGAGTTCACCATCGACGCCGACTACGTGAATCTGCTCATCGGCGGCGGCAACCACCCGGAGGCGGATGGCGGCGGAGCCACCGTCGTCCAGCTGCTGGCCGACGGCGAGGTGGTGCGCACCGCCACCGGCCGCAACCTGGAGGAGCTCAACTGGCAGAGCTGGGACGTGAGCGACCTGCGCGGGCGCACCGCCACGCTCCGCGTCGTCGACGAGAACACCTCCGGCTGGGGGCACATCCTGCTTGACGAGGTGCGGCTGTCCGACCGCGCCGCCACCACCATCCCCAACAACACCTCGGTCAACGTGGTGGTCGACGGCCGGGTGGTGGCCTCCGCGACCGGCCGGCAGTCGGGCGGCCTGGACTGGGCGAGCCTGGACCTGCGCCAGTGGCTGGTGCAGGAGGCCTACCTGGTGCTGGAGGACAACAACCAGACCTCCGAGTGGGGCCACTTCATGGTCGACACGATCGTGCAGTCGGACACGCCCGGTTTCAGCCAGACGGAAGTGATGCCCTACCTGGACTACGGGCGCGACTACTACGCCGCCGTCACCTGGAACGGCGTGCCCGACGGCGAGCGGTACACGGTGGCCTGGATGTCCAACTGGGACTATGTGAACGCGGTGCCGACCACGTCCTGGCGCACGGCCATGTCCACGCCCCGCAAGCTTGAGCTGCGCACGCTGAACGGCGAGCCGCGGCTGACCGCCGCGCCCGTGGCCGGCGTCGAGTCGCTGTACACCGGCGACGCGGTGGTCCTCGACGGGACGCAGATCCCGGAGGGCACCACCGCCCTTGACGGCCCGGCCGAGGGCAGGGCACTGGACATCTCCCTCGCCCTGGACCCGGGGTCCGCCGCCGAGAGCGGCATCGTCGTGCACGCCGCCGACGGGCAGGGCACCGTGGTCGGCTACGACGCCGAGGCGGGCGAGGTCTACCTGGACCGCACCAACTCCGGCGCCACCACCTTCTCGGCGTCCTTCCCGAGCGTGGAGCGTGTGAGGGTCGCGCCGGACGAGGACGGCCTGGTGCGACTGCGGGTCCTGGTGGACGCGTCGTCGGTCGAGGTGTTCGCCGCCGACGGCGCCGCGACCATCACCGACGTGGTCTACCCGGATGCGGCGGCGACGGGGGTCTCGCTCTTCGCCGACGCGGGCACGGCAACGGCGGTGCAGCTGCGCATCAACCAGTTGGCGGACTACCGGGACGCCTCCGTCGTGCCGGGGCCGTCGCCGACTGCGGAGCCCTCAGCCGAGCCCACGACCGCGCCTTCTGCTGCGCCCTCAGCCGCGCCGTCGACCGCACCCGCGGGCCCGACGGCGAGCACCGGGCCGGCTGCGACGGTGAAGCCCACACGGGCGTCGACCCCGGCGGGCACAGCCAAGGCGTCCTCGCCGTCACTGGCACGCACCGGCGCCGCAGCGCCGCTCCTCCTGATGGTGGCGGCAGCGGCAACAGTGGCGGGGGTCACGCTACGGAGTTTGCGGACCCGCAACTGAGTTGCGGATTTTGGCGCCGCCCGCACAAACGCAACCCATCCGTTACGGGTCTACCGCGGAATTCCGGGGTTTCCGGAATGGATTAACCCGACGGGACGTCCTATGATTAATCCCGTCGGGACGCTCGCGGCATCGAGGAGGTTCAGGGACTCTTATGACGTGCCGGTGCGTTTGGGGTTGACGCGTTTCAGGGACCGCGCCCCCAAATCCGACCGAGGCCCCGCGCCGATGGCGCGGGGCCTCCTTTTTTCCCCGGCGAGGCCCGGCGGAGTCGGCGGGTTATCGGCGCGAATGTGTGTGTGGTTCGGGCGTGTCGGGGTGTTCTAGCTGGTTCGTCCGGCCCAGCCTTTGCGGGCCCAGAGGCCTTCTTCGGGGGTGGGTGTGGTGCCCCATCCGGCGG
This genomic window contains:
- a CDS encoding glycoside hydrolase family 32 protein, producing MHVTSRLHRLVRPAAVTAALALAAVGSAASLPAPAASAAPADAAASDPWRPLAHYSPQDNWMNDPNGLVYVDGEYHMFYQYNPEGSEWGNMSWGHAVSTDLVHWEELGVAIPYTADYGVFSGSAVYDAHNTSGLGTADNPPLVAVWTRADNHNGNQSQSLAYSTDKGRTWTTYKGGDPVLDIGSTEFRDPKVFWDEAAGHWTMAVALSADHQVAFYSSDNLIDWARESTFGPMGDTSAVWECPDLFPMAVDGDPNNVKWVLSLSVAGMGRYFTGDWDGTTFTADDIPVYTGAEGTVVEDWESGAYGEWTTSGAAFGDAPASGDITGREGSYYADSWGTGDADTGSLTSAPFTIEKDYLNLLIGGGNHPFDAAATGDDGGGTLLTGFDDGSWDGWTVTGNAFGEAPLAGAAPGQQALINMRGTGVLNSFYDADTGQGTDASTGMATSPEFTIDADYVNLLIGGGNHPEADGGGATVVQLLADGEVVRTATGRNLEELNWQSWDVSDLRGRTATLRVVDENTSGWGHILLDEVRLSDRAATTIPNNTSVNVVVDGRVVASATGRQSGGLDWASLDLRQWLVQEAYLVLEDNNQTSEWGHFMVDTIVQSDTPGFSQTEVMPYLDYGRDYYAAVTWNGVPDGERYTVAWMSNWDYVNAVPTTSWRTAMSTPRKLELRTLNGEPRLTAAPVAGVESLYTGDAVVLDGTQIPEGTTALDGPAEGRALDISLALDPGSAAESGIVVHAADGQGTVVGYDAEAGEVYLDRTNSGATTFSASFPSVERVRVAPDEDGLVRLRVLVDASSVEVFAADGAATITDVVYPDAAATGVSLFADAGTATAVQLRINQLADYRDASVVPGPSPTAEPSAEPTTAPSAAPSAAPSTAPAGPTASTGPAATVKPTRASTPAGTAKASSPSLARTGAAAPLLLMVAAAATVAGVTLRSLRTRN